Genomic DNA from Catellatospora sp. TT07R-123:
CCGCGGTCGGTCGTCCAGTAGGTCTCGTAGACGCGGCCGTGATCGTCGCGCACGTAGCAGCCGAGCCAGCCGAAATCCCGGCCGGCCAGCAGTCCGTCGCCCGCGTCACGCGCCGAAAACCAGGGCGCGGTATAGCCCATGAAGTCTGCGTACGGTCGGCTCTCCTCGTAGGTGCCCTCACAGAAGTAGGCCAACGTCACGTCGCGTGCATGCAGGTGCGCCAGCGGGCCCTGGACCTGGGATGCGAAGTAGGTGCAGCCGATGCACTGCCTTTCGGCCGGCTGGCCGTCATGCCACATGTGGAAGTAGCCGACGAGCATCCGTCGCCCCTCGAAGACGTCCAGAAACGGAACCTCGCCCTTCGCGCCGACCACGGTGACGGACCCGGGAATCTCGATCATCGGTAGCTGGCGGCGTTCTGCGGCGATCGCGTCGCCCGCGCGGGTGTGCGCCTTCTCCTTGACAAGGAGACTGGCGCGGGCGGCTTCGTACTCGTCGCGGCTGGTGACAGTCGGCAGCGCGGAGACCGCCAGCGGCACGGTAGGTAGGTGGCGCACATTCGCTCCTTCTCTTCGATAGCACCTGACGCCATACGCTCGGTCAGGCTTAACCAACCTAGTCCGGTGCATACATCGCGCAGTGCCGCTCGGCTGGCCACGACATGATCGCTCTCGACTATCGCGCACCGGGTGAGCCGGCCATGGTCCACGTAGATCAGGACTGGGATTACGCCGTCCGCGGGCCGTCCCCTAGACGGTCCCACCGGCCGCTGCTGAATCTGCTCCCGTAGCAGTGACACCTGGAGTTCGTCTGGTACCTGCGTGGCAGGTGCGCCG
This window encodes:
- a CDS encoding DUF899 family protein is translated as MRHLPTVPLAVSALPTVTSRDEYEAARASLLVKEKAHTRAGDAIAAERRQLPMIEIPGSVTVVGAKGEVPFLDVFEGRRMLVGYFHMWHDGQPAERQCIGCTYFASQVQGPLAHLHARDVTLAYFCEGTYEESRPYADFMGYTAPWFSARDAGDGLLAGRDFGWLGCYVRDDHGRVYETYWTTDRGTEAGFWSYSLLDRTVFGRQEAWEDAPDGWPKISAGLHQWRADGRPLAQWGVTDQPAG